A part of Olleya sp. Bg11-27 genomic DNA contains:
- the mraY gene encoding phospho-N-acetylmuramoyl-pentapeptide-transferase, with protein sequence MLYYLFEFLEKNYQFPGASVFQFITFRAALAIIISLLFSTIFGKRIILALQRKQVGESVRDLGLDGQLEKAGTPTMGGVIIILATLIPVLLLAKLDNIYVIMLVVTMIWMGAVGFTDDYIKVFKKDKEGLSGKFKVLGQVGLGIFVGAVMYFHPGITIKTEKVNPVYENELITQNSAGEFNVQEQSLKTTIPFVKDNEFDYTNLVSWMGDDYAKYAWLVFIPIVIFIITAVSNGANLTDGIDGLAAGSSAIIVFVLAIFAFISGNIVFSDYLNVMFIPNLGEVVVFIAAFVGALIGFLWYNTYPAQVFMGDTGSLTIGGVIAVIAIVIRKELLIPLLCGIFFAESLSVILQVAYFKFTKKKYGEGRRIFLMAPLHHHYQKKGYHESKIVTRFWIVGIFLAILSIVTLKLR encoded by the coding sequence ATGCTATATTACTTATTCGAATTTTTAGAAAAAAACTACCAATTTCCAGGGGCGAGTGTGTTTCAATTTATCACATTTAGAGCTGCTTTGGCAATTATTATATCCTTGTTGTTTTCTACAATTTTCGGTAAACGTATCATCTTGGCTTTACAGAGAAAGCAAGTCGGAGAATCTGTTAGAGATTTAGGATTAGATGGTCAGTTAGAGAAAGCAGGGACACCTACAATGGGTGGTGTTATTATAATCTTAGCGACTTTAATACCAGTATTGTTATTGGCTAAATTGGATAATATTTATGTTATCATGTTGGTTGTGACTATGATTTGGATGGGGGCAGTCGGTTTTACGGATGATTATATTAAAGTTTTTAAAAAGGATAAAGAAGGGTTAAGTGGTAAGTTTAAAGTCTTAGGTCAAGTAGGTCTTGGTATTTTTGTTGGCGCAGTTATGTATTTTCATCCAGGGATAACTATTAAGACGGAAAAGGTAAATCCTGTTTACGAAAACGAATTGATAACTCAGAATTCTGCAGGAGAGTTTAATGTGCAAGAGCAGTCTTTAAAAACAACGATTCCTTTTGTTAAGGATAATGAGTTTGATTATACCAATTTGGTATCATGGATGGGAGATGATTATGCTAAATATGCTTGGTTAGTGTTTATTCCAATTGTCATTTTTATAATAACTGCAGTGTCTAATGGTGCTAATTTAACGGATGGTATTGACGGGTTGGCAGCAGGAAGTTCTGCAATCATTGTATTTGTGCTCGCAATCTTTGCCTTTATATCAGGTAATATTGTGTTTTCGGATTACCTCAATGTTATGTTTATCCCCAATTTGGGAGAGGTCGTCGTGTTTATAGCGGCTTTTGTAGGTGCTTTAATTGGTTTTTTATGGTATAATACCTATCCGGCACAAGTGTTTATGGGGGATACTGGTAGTTTGACCATTGGAGGTGTTATAGCGGTTATTGCAATTGTAATTAGAAAAGAATTGTTGATTCCATTGTTATGCGGAATCTTCTTTGCGGAATCATTGTCTGTAATACTGCAAGTCGCCTATTTTAAGTTTACAAAAAAGAAATATGGGGAAGGGCGACGCATTTTTTTAATGGCGCCTTTGCATCATCACTATCAGAAAAAAGGATATCACGAAAGTAAAATTGTGACAAGATTTTGGATTGTTGGAATTTTTCTAGCAATACTATCTATAGTAACCCTGAAATTAAGATAA
- the murD gene encoding UDP-N-acetylmuramoyl-L-alanine--D-glutamate ligase, whose protein sequence is MKRLVVLGAGESGVGAALLGKAKGYEVFVSDKGKIKEKYKAVLIHNEIDWEEEQHTEAKVLNADVVMKSPGIPDKVAIIQALLYKGVSVISEIEFASQFTNATIVAITGSNGKTTTAMLTHHLLKQELEVGLAGNIGDSFAKQVLEHDFDNYVLEISSFQLDGCFNFKPKIAIITNIVPDHLDRYDYKFENYIASKFRITKNQTKEDYLIYDADDEVILEYIKNNTIQATLVPFSLTKIIENGAYLDNDNIIITIDNNQIIMPTENIALKGKHNVKNAMAASTVSHLLNIRKQTIRESLENFQGVEHRLENVLKINKVQYINDSKATNVNATYFALDSVSSPTVWIVGGVDKGNSYNELFSFVNEKVKAIICLGVDNEKLLASFGEMVDVVVETQSMSEAVKIAYKLTEAGDTVLLSPACASFDLFENYEDRGRQFKEAVRNL, encoded by the coding sequence ATGAAACGATTAGTAGTACTTGGAGCTGGAGAAAGTGGTGTGGGAGCTGCGCTTTTGGGTAAAGCGAAAGGTTATGAGGTGTTTGTTTCGGATAAAGGAAAAATAAAAGAAAAGTACAAAGCGGTTCTTATACATAATGAGATTGATTGGGAGGAAGAACAGCATACTGAAGCCAAAGTATTAAATGCTGATGTTGTGATGAAAAGTCCTGGAATTCCTGATAAAGTTGCAATAATACAAGCGCTTTTATATAAAGGGGTATCGGTGATTTCTGAAATAGAATTTGCAAGCCAATTTACTAATGCGACTATTGTGGCTATTACAGGAAGTAATGGTAAAACAACAACTGCTATGTTGACGCATCATTTGTTAAAGCAGGAATTGGAAGTAGGGCTTGCGGGTAATATTGGAGATAGCTTTGCAAAGCAGGTTTTAGAACATGATTTTGATAATTATGTTTTAGAAATAAGTAGTTTTCAGTTGGATGGTTGTTTCAACTTTAAGCCAAAAATTGCAATAATAACCAACATTGTACCCGATCATTTAGATCGTTACGATTACAAATTTGAAAATTACATTGCTTCAAAATTTAGGATTACAAAAAATCAAACAAAAGAAGATTATTTGATTTATGATGCAGATGATGAGGTGATTTTGGAATACATAAAAAATAATACTATTCAAGCTACATTAGTGCCGTTTTCATTGACAAAAATAATTGAGAATGGTGCGTATTTGGATAACGATAATATAATAATAACAATTGATAATAATCAGATAATTATGCCAACAGAAAATATCGCTCTAAAAGGAAAACACAATGTAAAAAATGCGATGGCTGCTTCGACAGTGTCACATTTATTAAATATAAGAAAGCAAACGATCCGTGAGAGTTTGGAAAACTTTCAAGGGGTTGAGCATCGTTTAGAAAACGTACTTAAAATTAACAAAGTACAGTATATAAACGACTCTAAGGCAACTAATGTTAATGCGACTTATTTTGCATTGGATAGCGTGTCGTCACCAACAGTTTGGATTGTTGGAGGTGTTGATAAAGGTAATAGTTATAACGAATTGTTTTCTTTTGTTAACGAAAAAGTAAAGGCGATTATCTGTTTAGGTGTTGATAACGAAAAGCTGTTGGCAAGCTTTGGTGAGATGGTTGATGTTGTTGTAGAAACGCAGTCTATGAGTGAGGCTGTAAAAATAGCATATAAATTAACTGAAGCTGGTGATACTGTTTTGTTGTCTCCTGCTTGTGCTAGTTTCGATCTATTTGAAAATTATGAGGATAGAGGGCGTCAATTTAAAGAAGCAGTAAGGAATTTGTAA
- a CDS encoding FtsW/RodA/SpoVE family cell cycle protein translates to MQQVFNNIKGDRLIWAIAALLAIFSFLPVYSAASNLVNISGGGSTFSYFVKHFMHLFLGFSIMYGVHKIPYRYFRGLSMVMMPVVFMLLVLTFLQGTTIDGANASRWIRIPFVNMSFQTSTLAAVVLMVYIARYLSKIKDKTITFKESVLPLWTPVFVMLALILPSNFSTTAIIFVMACALLFLGGYPLRYLIAMGFAGLLGLTMFVLVAKAFPEAMPNRVDTWISRVESFLNGEDSKEDYQIERAKIAIASGGIVGVGSGKSVQKNFLPQSSSDFIYAIIVEEYGLFGGFALMILYMWLLFRIIIVSQKADTFFGKLLVLGVGLPIIFQAMINMAVAVELFPVTGQTLPLISSGGTSIWMTCMAIGIVLSVSAKREEIIKKEKASDVESPLDVLSEALED, encoded by the coding sequence GTGCAACAAGTATTTAACAACATAAAAGGAGATCGATTGATTTGGGCAATAGCTGCTTTATTGGCTATTTTCTCATTTCTTCCTGTGTATAGTGCTGCTAGTAATTTGGTTAATATTAGTGGTGGTGGGAGTACGTTCTCATATTTTGTAAAACACTTTATGCACTTGTTTTTAGGGTTTTCTATAATGTATGGTGTGCATAAAATACCATATAGATACTTTAGGGGGTTGTCCATGGTTATGATGCCTGTTGTGTTTATGTTATTGGTTTTAACTTTTTTGCAGGGTACAACTATTGATGGGGCTAATGCCAGTCGTTGGATACGTATACCATTTGTTAATATGTCCTTTCAAACATCTACGTTGGCAGCGGTGGTTTTGATGGTTTATATTGCACGGTATTTATCTAAGATAAAAGATAAAACGATTACGTTTAAAGAGTCTGTATTACCACTTTGGACACCTGTATTTGTTATGTTAGCATTAATTTTGCCTTCAAATTTTTCAACAACAGCGATCATTTTTGTAATGGCTTGTGCGTTATTGTTTTTAGGAGGTTATCCATTACGGTATTTAATAGCAATGGGATTTGCAGGGCTCCTTGGATTAACGATGTTTGTTTTAGTAGCGAAAGCTTTTCCAGAAGCGATGCCAAATCGTGTCGATACGTGGATAAGCAGGGTAGAAAGTTTTTTGAATGGAGAGGACTCAAAAGAGGATTATCAAATAGAGCGCGCTAAAATAGCAATTGCTTCGGGAGGTATCGTTGGTGTGGGCTCTGGAAAAAGTGTTCAGAAAAACTTCTTGCCTCAATCGTCTTCAGATTTTATTTATGCAATTATTGTAGAAGAGTATGGTTTGTTTGGAGGGTTTGCATTGATGATCTTGTACATGTGGTTATTGTTTAGGATAATAATAGTGTCTCAAAAAGCAGATACCTTTTTTGGTAAGTTGCTTGTGTTAGGTGTTGGTTTGCCTATCATTTTTCAAGCCATGATTAATATGGCGGTGGCTGTAGAGTTGTTTCCTGTTACGGGGCAGACGTTGCCTTTAATTAGTAGTGGAGGAACCAGTATTTGGATGACTTGCATGGCTATTGGGATAGTGTTAAGTGTTAGTGCAAAAAGAGAAGAGATTATTAAAAAAGAAAAAGCATCTGACGTAGAAAGTCCGTTAGACGTTTTGTCGGAAGCATTAGAAGATTAA
- the murG gene encoding undecaprenyldiphospho-muramoylpentapeptide beta-N-acetylglucosaminyltransferase, producing the protein MNSKNKTYKIILSGGGTGGHIYPAIAIANELKSRFPQADFLFVGAEDRMEMEKVPQAGYAIKGLWITGIERKLTLKNMMFPFKLISSLWNARKIIKQFKPDVAIGTGGFASGPLLQMASLKGVPSIIQEQNSYPGITNKLLAKRVEKVCVAYDGLERFFPSDKIIKTGNPVRQDLLDISSKREEAIKHFGLVEGKQTLLVLGGSLGAKAINELMVDELDFLQTLNVQVIWQCGKLYYQTYKLYGNTKHVQIHEFINKMDYAYAAADFIISRAGASSVSELCIVGKPVVFVPSPYVAEDHQTKNANAIVDENAALLIAQDDLKVDFKNKFGQLVASKEKQEQLSKNIKQLALVNATKDIADEVEKLLKK; encoded by the coding sequence GTGAATAGTAAAAATAAAACATATAAAATTATTTTATCAGGTGGTGGTACAGGTGGACATATCTATCCTGCTATAGCTATTGCTAACGAGTTAAAGTCGCGTTTTCCACAAGCTGATTTTTTGTTTGTAGGTGCAGAAGATAGAATGGAGATGGAAAAAGTGCCTCAAGCTGGTTATGCTATAAAAGGCTTATGGATTACGGGTATTGAGCGTAAGTTGACTCTTAAAAATATGATGTTTCCATTTAAATTGATTAGTAGTTTATGGAATGCTAGAAAAATAATAAAACAGTTTAAGCCAGATGTTGCTATTGGAACAGGTGGGTTTGCAAGCGGTCCTTTATTGCAAATGGCGTCTTTAAAAGGAGTACCAAGTATAATACAAGAGCAGAATTCGTATCCAGGAATTACAAATAAGTTATTAGCTAAAAGGGTTGAAAAAGTGTGTGTTGCATATGATGGTTTAGAGCGCTTTTTTCCTTCAGATAAAATTATAAAAACAGGTAATCCTGTGCGTCAAGATTTGTTAGATATTTCTTCTAAAAGAGAGGAAGCTATTAAACATTTTGGTTTGGTTGAAGGTAAACAGACTTTACTTGTTTTAGGAGGGAGTTTAGGCGCTAAGGCAATTAACGAATTGATGGTTGATGAGCTGGATTTTTTACAAACATTAAATGTCCAAGTGATATGGCAATGTGGTAAATTATATTATCAGACCTATAAGTTGTATGGTAATACTAAGCATGTTCAAATCCATGAATTTATAAATAAAATGGATTATGCATATGCAGCTGCAGATTTTATTATCTCTCGTGCAGGAGCAAGTTCTGTAAGTGAGTTGTGTATTGTTGGTAAGCCTGTGGTGTTTGTGCCTTCTCCGTATGTGGCAGAAGATCATCAAACTAAAAATGCAAATGCAATAGTAGATGAAAATGCTGCTTTACTAATTGCGCAAGATGATTTAAAAGTAGATTTTAAAAATAAATTTGGGCAATTAGTGGCTTCAAAAGAGAAACAAGAACAGTTAAGTAAAAATATAAAACAATTAGCATTGGTAAATGCAACCAAAGACATTGCGGACGAGGTTGAAAAATTGCTAAAAAAATAA
- the murC gene encoding UDP-N-acetylmuramate--L-alanine ligase — translation MNLNTIHNIYFIGIGGIGMSAIARYFKASGKHVSGYDKTQTDITISLEGLGVTVHFEDAIANIEARYLNPESTVVVYTPAVPKSHTELLYFRNNGFKVLKRSEILGLITENTFCLAVAGTHGKTTTTSILGHLLNECDIELTAFLGGISENYNSNLILNGDQVSVVEADEFDRSFLTLSPDMACITSMDADHLDIYGDASELIKTFEDFSKKLKPNGKLFVKNGLPLKGITYGIEDNADYSAQNIRIENGVYVFDVKTPETVLKDFRFNLPGRHNLSNALVALAMSLEYGVSAVKLAKALVSYLGVKRRFTYQIKTDDLVFIDDYAHHPEEINAVRQAVREMYPSDKVVAVFQPHLFSRTKDFAEEFAKSLSQFDEVILLDIYPARELPIEGVTSEWLLSLIENENKKLVSKETLVNNIIQSEAKIVLTIGAGDIGAEVSKIKKALLNEE, via the coding sequence ATGAATTTAAATACGATACATAACATTTATTTTATAGGCATCGGAGGTATCGGTATGTCGGCTATTGCTCGCTATTTTAAAGCTAGTGGTAAGCACGTGTCTGGTTATGATAAGACGCAAACGGATATTACTATTAGTTTAGAAGGGTTGGGTGTAACGGTGCATTTTGAGGATGCAATAGCCAATATTGAAGCGCGCTATTTAAACCCTGAAAGCACAGTCGTGGTTTATACCCCTGCAGTGCCTAAAAGTCATACGGAATTACTCTATTTTAGAAACAATGGTTTTAAGGTGTTAAAACGTTCTGAGATTTTAGGGTTGATAACAGAAAATACGTTTTGTTTAGCAGTAGCTGGAACACATGGTAAAACGACGACGACAAGTATTTTGGGGCATTTGTTAAATGAATGTGATATTGAGTTAACTGCTTTTTTAGGCGGTATTAGCGAGAATTATAATTCTAATTTAATACTTAATGGAGATCAGGTGAGTGTGGTAGAGGCAGACGAGTTTGATCGTTCATTCTTGACTTTAAGTCCAGATATGGCTTGTATTACATCTATGGATGCAGATCATTTGGATATTTATGGTGATGCTTCAGAACTAATAAAAACCTTTGAGGATTTTTCGAAAAAATTAAAACCTAATGGGAAACTGTTCGTTAAAAACGGGTTGCCTTTAAAAGGAATTACTTACGGAATAGAAGATAATGCAGATTATTCTGCTCAAAATATAAGAATAGAAAACGGCGTGTATGTTTTTGATGTCAAAACGCCAGAAACAGTCCTGAAAGATTTTAGATTTAACCTGCCAGGAAGACATAATTTATCAAATGCGTTAGTCGCTTTGGCAATGTCTTTAGAGTATGGTGTTTCTGCTGTAAAATTAGCAAAAGCATTGGTGTCTTATTTAGGTGTAAAACGTCGCTTTACTTATCAGATTAAAACGGATGATCTAGTGTTTATTGATGATTATGCACATCATCCTGAGGAAATTAATGCAGTACGTCAAGCAGTAAGAGAAATGTATCCAAGCGATAAAGTTGTTGCTGTTTTTCAGCCACATTTATTTTCTAGAACAAAGGATTTTGCTGAGGAGTTTGCAAAAAGTTTATCACAATTTGATGAAGTTATCTTATTGGATATTTACCCAGCAAGAGAATTACCTATAGAAGGAGTGACATCGGAATGGTTATTGAGCTTAATTGAAAATGAAAACAAAAAATTAGTATCAAAAGAGACACTAGTAAATAATATAATACAAAGCGAAGCAAAAATTGTTTTAACAATAGGTGCTGGAGATATTGGAGCCGAAGTTTCTAAAATAAAAAAAGCATTACTTAATGAAGAGTAA
- a CDS encoding cell division protein FtsQ/DivIB — protein MGLLLGLVVFLYAFSSVRNAKRIVSKPQVQFLGNKNLFITHEDVSKLLIQNQHYATNESKEILDLNLLETTLNENPIIEFAEVYVSVTGDLIAEVKQKMPIARVVSSASFYVDSNGGYMPLSKNYTERVPIVTGFVDKKDLIRIHEIATKIQNDEFLKKHVVQIQQNKDNTIDLKLRQCNFVVKIGDLEQLDKKINNLKAFYLKATKDKTLNNYSKVNLQFGSQVVCTKA, from the coding sequence ATGGGATTACTACTAGGTTTAGTGGTGTTTTTGTATGCGTTTTCTTCAGTAAGAAATGCTAAAAGGATTGTGTCAAAACCACAAGTGCAGTTTTTAGGTAATAAAAACTTATTTATTACGCATGAGGATGTTAGTAAGTTGTTAATACAAAATCAGCATTATGCTACCAACGAGTCTAAAGAAATTTTAGATTTGAATTTGTTAGAAACGACTCTAAATGAAAACCCAATTATCGAGTTTGCAGAGGTTTACGTTAGTGTCACTGGAGATTTAATAGCTGAGGTTAAGCAAAAAATGCCTATTGCTAGAGTGGTGTCTAGCGCTTCCTTTTATGTAGATAGTAATGGCGGGTATATGCCACTATCAAAAAATTACACAGAACGTGTTCCAATCGTGACCGGTTTTGTGGATAAAAAGGACTTGATTAGGATTCATGAAATAGCGACAAAAATTCAAAATGACGAATTTTTGAAAAAACATGTGGTACAAATTCAACAAAACAAGGATAATACTATAGATCTTAAGTTAAGACAGTGTAATTTTGTAGTCAAAATAGGTGATTTAGAACAATTGGATAAAAAAATCAATAATCTAAAGGCTTTCTACCTAAAAGCTACGAAAGATAAAACCTTAAATAATTACAGTAAAGTAAATTTGCAATTTGGGAGTCAAGTTGTGTGTACAAAAGCATAA